In Acaryochloris marina S15, a single genomic region encodes these proteins:
- a CDS encoding circadian clock KaiB family protein translates to MTTLRSQPLPFLYKGLALFTPGGDLIYCVDPSKQDHWHFQLCQALQTLLHLPEPPLFLVPCYTATLDRWLHPQTQQLQISAEAYPRVWRYRSLLNVLFGLSAEHWHMMSTPVDTCDAVVLNSYKQQFPQLWKNHNLVIRLDQVSMSSSPTPDSLDALPADKVEPNPVEAQAHGSDADMSQGYVLRLFVASHNIRTKSILENLHQLLDQVLDVPYTLKVIDVAKHPERAEADQIAATPTLVKVWPEPVRRLVGDQLETDNVMQLLDALETS, encoded by the coding sequence GTGACTACCTTGCGATCGCAGCCTCTCCCCTTTCTATATAAAGGTCTCGCCCTGTTTACACCGGGGGGAGACCTGATTTATTGCGTCGATCCAAGCAAGCAAGACCACTGGCACTTCCAGCTCTGTCAAGCACTGCAAACGTTGCTGCATTTGCCAGAACCGCCCCTTTTTCTCGTCCCTTGCTATACGGCAACCTTAGATCGGTGGTTACATCCTCAGACCCAACAGCTGCAAATTTCAGCTGAAGCTTATCCTCGTGTCTGGCGGTATCGCAGTTTGCTGAATGTGCTATTTGGGTTGTCGGCAGAGCATTGGCACATGATGTCTACCCCAGTCGACACTTGTGATGCAGTGGTCCTCAATAGCTATAAACAGCAGTTTCCACAGCTGTGGAAAAATCACAATTTAGTGATTCGTTTAGATCAAGTGTCTATGAGTTCTAGCCCTACCCCTGATTCTCTGGATGCTTTACCAGCAGATAAAGTCGAGCCGAATCCGGTGGAGGCTCAAGCCCATGGCTCTGATGCGGATATGTCTCAAGGTTATGTTTTACGTTTGTTTGTTGCTAGCCATAATATCCGTACGAAAAGTATTTTAGAAAACCTACATCAGCTGCTCGATCAAGTGTTAGATGTGCCTTATACGTTAAAGGTGATTGATGTGGCGAAACATCCTGAGCGCGCAGAAGCAGATCAAATTGCAGCGACTCCCACGTTGGTAAAAGTTTGGCCCGAGCCAGTCCGACGACTGGTGGGTGATCAATTAGAAACGGATAACGTGATGCAATTGCTGGATGCCTTAGAAACTAGCTAG
- a CDS encoding HAD family hydrolase gives MTFDWIFFDCFNTLIDDFDQTGEELALLPVYSLPAEVGLYASAAEFRRDYHAWRNRQWQSEHREIEMGDRYQAVLQEKFPSIPVLELEKMASEMVDRFRVGYQQSLRLPDGVQEMLQFWHGRVRLGVVSNFYIQGWPTELLESFGLRSYFDFVMDSAACGWRKPGPHIYELACDVAKVTQADRHKILFVGDHLLNDVLAPQELGMQGLFFDRSQVRPTYAPSTEGVNSITQWNQFRPDFC, from the coding sequence GTGACCTTTGATTGGATCTTTTTTGATTGCTTTAATACCCTCATTGATGATTTTGATCAAACGGGGGAAGAGTTAGCACTGCTTCCAGTCTATTCATTGCCTGCTGAGGTCGGTTTATATGCTTCTGCAGCTGAATTTCGGCGAGATTATCATGCTTGGCGAAATCGCCAATGGCAGTCTGAACATCGTGAAATTGAGATGGGCGATCGTTATCAGGCTGTTCTGCAAGAAAAATTTCCATCGATACCCGTGCTAGAGCTGGAAAAGATGGCATCAGAAATGGTGGATCGGTTTCGGGTGGGGTATCAACAGTCTTTGCGTTTACCGGATGGTGTCCAAGAAATGCTGCAGTTTTGGCATGGACGGGTGCGGTTGGGTGTGGTTTCCAATTTTTATATTCAAGGTTGGCCCACAGAGCTATTAGAGAGTTTTGGGTTACGGTCTTATTTTGATTTTGTGATGGATAGTGCAGCCTGTGGTTGGCGAAAACCGGGACCACATATCTATGAACTGGCCTGCGATGTAGCGAAAGTCACTCAGGCGGATCGTCACAAAATTTTGTTTGTGGGGGATCATTTACTGAATGATGTATTGGCACCTCAAGAATTAGGAATGCAGGGCCTCTTTTTTGATCGCTCTCAGGTACGGCCTACCTATGCGCCTTCGACCGAAGGCGTGAATTCTATTACTCAATGGAATCAATTTCGGCCTGATTTTTGCTAA